Proteins co-encoded in one Prunus persica cultivar Lovell chromosome G6, Prunus_persica_NCBIv2, whole genome shotgun sequence genomic window:
- the LOC18773480 gene encoding kiwellin: MASTLVLMLVSLSLILINIISLPLPTMAISSCKGPCKTPNDCAGQLTCINRKCNDDPAVGTHICSGGGGGGGGGGGGGGGNCKSSGTLNCGGKSFPQFTCSPPVTSSTSAKLTLNDFSEGGEGGDPSECDGRFHSNSERVVALSTGWYDEGSRCGRLIRITASNGRSVTAKVVDECDSVNGCDREHAGLPPCRNNIVDGSAAVWNVLGLNKDLGIVDVTWSLA; the protein is encoded by the coding sequence ATGGCAAGTACTTTAGTCTTAATGTTGGtttctctttccctcatcTTAATCAATATCATTAGCCTTCCTCTTCCAACAATGGCCATCTCTTCATGCAAAGGTCCATGCAAAACCCCCAACGACTGTGCTGGTCAGCTCACCTGCATCAACCGCAAGTGCAATGACGACCCCGCTGTTGGGACACACATATGCAGTGGTGGTGGGGGcggaggtggaggaggaggaggcggAGGAGGAGGCAATTGTAAGTCCTCAGGAACTCTCAATTGCGGGGGAAAATCATTCCCCCAATTTACATGCTCGCCGCCAGTGACGTCATCCACGAGCGCTAAACTCACGCTCAATGACTTCAGCGAAGGCGGCGAAGGTGGGGACCCATCAGAGTGCGACGGGAGATTCCACTCTAACAGTGAGCGCGTGGTGGCACTTTCCACTGGGTGGTATGACGAGGGGTCAAGGTGTGGAAGGTTAATAAGAATTACGGCGAGCAATGGGAGGAGTGTGACGGCGAAAGTGGTGGACGAGTGTGATTCGGTGAACGGATGTGACAGAGAGCATGCAGGTCTGCCGCCGTGTAGGAACAACATTGTTGATGGGTCTGCAGCAGTGTGGAATGTTTTGGGATTGAACAAAGATTTAGGGATTGTGGACGTCACTTGGTCCTTGGCCTAG